A window from candidate division WOR-3 bacterium encodes these proteins:
- a CDS encoding Ni/Fe hydrogenase subunit alpha → MEHRITIDPITRLEGHGKIEIFLDENGNVEKAYFVVPELRGFEIFVKGKPAEDMPIITPRICGVCPTAHHMASTKALDDLYKVEPPSPAKKLREMLYNMFMLEDHALHVYILGGPDFIVGPKAKKEERNVLGVIQKVGLEIGKKVISMRREIRELMTLLAGKVIHPAWGVPGGVTRGLKEEERKNFVKVAEKGVEFALFTLKVFKDIVLSNKEYVELITSDTYTHRTYYMGLVDNNKKVNFYDGKIRVVDPEGKEFALFDVRDYKDYIAEHVENWTYIKFPFLKKVGWKGFIDGKDSGVYSVAPLARLNASEGMATPKAQEAYEEFYKTLGVKPVHHTLANHWARVIEMIYAAERFLELAKDPEITSDNIRNISKEIPSVGIGVVEAPRGILIHHYETDEKGFITKANLIVATQNNAARIAMSVEKAAKGLIKNGKYDEGILNMIEMAFRAYDPCHACGTHSLPGNIPLLINIRDKKGNIIDKIKNF, encoded by the coding sequence ATGGAACATAGAATAACAATTGACCCAATTACAAGACTTGAAGGGCACGGAAAAATAGAAATTTTTCTTGACGAAAATGGAAATGTAGAAAAAGCCTATTTTGTCGTCCCAGAGTTAAGAGGATTTGAAATTTTTGTTAAAGGTAAACCAGCTGAGGATATGCCAATTATAACACCAAGAATCTGTGGTGTCTGTCCAACAGCACATCACATGGCAAGCACAAAAGCTCTCGATGACCTTTATAAAGTGGAACCACCTTCTCCTGCAAAAAAATTAAGAGAAATGCTCTACAATATGTTTATGCTTGAAGACCATGCACTCCATGTTTATATTCTTGGAGGACCTGACTTTATTGTTGGACCAAAAGCAAAAAAAGAAGAAAGAAATGTTTTAGGAGTAATACAGAAGGTGGGGCTTGAAATAGGTAAAAAAGTAATTTCAATGAGAAGGGAAATAAGAGAACTTATGACACTTCTTGCAGGAAAAGTTATTCACCCCGCATGGGGAGTTCCAGGTGGTGTTACAAGAGGATTAAAAGAGGAAGAAAGAAAAAATTTTGTAAAGGTTGCTGAAAAAGGAGTTGAATTTGCCCTCTTTACTTTAAAGGTTTTCAAAGATATAGTTTTGTCAAACAAAGAATATGTAGAACTTATAACATCGGATACTTACACCCATAGAACCTATTATATGGGTCTTGTTGATAATAACAAAAAGGTTAATTTCTATGACGGAAAAATAAGAGTTGTAGACCCTGAAGGAAAAGAATTTGCTCTATTTGATGTAAGGGATTACAAAGATTACATAGCAGAACATGTTGAAAACTGGACCTATATAAAGTTTCCTTTCCTTAAAAAAGTAGGATGGAAAGGATTTATTGACGGAAAGGATTCAGGTGTTTATTCTGTAGCACCTCTTGCAAGGTTAAATGCTTCAGAGGGAATGGCAACACCAAAAGCTCAAGAGGCGTATGAAGAATTTTATAAAACACTGGGCGTAAAACCTGTTCACCATACACTTGCAAATCACTGGGCAAGAGTAATTGAAATGATTTATGCTGCTGAGAGATTTCTTGAATTGGCAAAGGATCCTGAAATTACATCAGATAATATAAGAAACATAAGTAAAGAAATACCTTCAGTAGGTATTGGTGTTGTTGAAGCACCAAGAGGAATACTAATACATCACTATGAAACTGATGAAAAGGGATTTATAACAAAAGCAAATCTTATTGTTGCTACCCAGAACAATGCAGCAAGAATTGCAATGTCCGTAGAAAAAGCAGCAAAAGGTCTTATAAAAAATGGAAAATATGATGAAGGAATATTAAATATGATTGAAATGGCCTTTAGAGCTTATGATCCATGTCATGCTTGCGGAACTCATTCACTACCAGGAAATATACCACTTCTTATAAATATAAGGGATAAAAAGGGCAACATAATTGATAAGATTAAAAACTTTTGA